One genomic segment of Ricinus communis isolate WT05 ecotype wild-type chromosome 3, ASM1957865v1, whole genome shotgun sequence includes these proteins:
- the LOC125369571 gene encoding DNA-binding protein HEXBP-like, whose translation MVVEVTRDRDCMRSHHVQRKGRHNRRSNRVFRHGQDFSGSGQSSGYSSTSSGASTCRMCGRSHQGQCLTSSGACFRCGEMGHMARECPRYFSRPAFPQGSSASATRPAFPATPGHFQDGSQFVGQQGRSFGGRSSGGRSGGRVQGRASGSQQLGRGQAIVFTLTPQDA comes from the coding sequence ATGGTAGTGGAAGTTACTCGCGACCGAGACTGCATGAGAAGTCACCATGTCCAAAGAAAGGGCAGGCATAATCGGAGGAGTAATCGAGTATTTCGACATGGTCAGGACTTTAGTGGTAGTGGGCAGAGTTCAGGCTACAGCAGCACTAGTTCTGGGGCCAGCACTTGTCGGATGTGTGGTAGGTCACATCAGGGACAGTGCCTAACATCCAGTGGAGCCTGTTTTAGGTGTGGTGAGATGGGACATATGGCTCGAGAGTGTCCTCGCTATTTTAGTCGACCAGCTTTTCCGCAAGGCTCGTCTGCTAGTGCGACCCGACCAGCTTTTCCTGCAACCCCGGGACATTTTCAAGATGGATCTCAGTTTGTTGGCCAGCAGGGCCGTAGTTTTGGAGGTAGATCTTCAGGAGGCCGGTCTGGGGGCAGGGTTCAAGGTCGAGCTTCAGGATCTCAACAGTTAGGCCGGGGGCAAGCTATAGTGTTTACCCTTACTCCTCAAGATGCGTGA